From Apium graveolens cultivar Ventura chromosome 9, ASM990537v1, whole genome shotgun sequence, the proteins below share one genomic window:
- the LOC141686763 gene encoding ubiquitin-like modifier-activating enzyme 5 yields MAGMEIELKEMLTDLVSLQHSSSDPSHHALLTKMRSHVENLSALVNSGQGRRSKVKDMSAEVVDSNPYSRLMALQRMGIVDNYERIRDFSVAIVGIGGVGSVAAEMLTRCGIGRLLLYDYDKVELANMNRLFFRPEQCGMTKTDAAVQTLSDINPDVVLESYTLNITTVQGFETFMASLTNKTHSPSKDGTGVDLVLSCVDNYEARMVVNQACNELKQTWMESGVSEDAVSGHIQLLIPGETACFACAPPLVVASGVDERTLKREGVCAASLPTTMGVVAGLLVQNTLKYLLKFGQVSPYLGYNALKDYFPTMHMRPNPQCSNAACLERQEEYNLTKPARDAAAKAKMDAQALTVTESAIHLDNEWNICVVDDDEQDKKDAQTQDVLPEGLVHELPSADEFQKLTAQEESINSADDLDELRRQLEALNAD; encoded by the exons ATGGCGGGAATGGAGATTGAGTTGAAAGAGATGTTAACTGATCTCGTTAGTCTACAACACTCTTCATCAGATCCTTCTCATCACGCTTTACTCACTAAG ATGAGGTCACATGTTGAAAATCTATCCGCGCTTGTGAATTCTGGACAAGGCAGGCGTTCGAAAGTCAAG GATATGAGTGCAGAAGTGGTAGATAGCAACCCTTATAGTAGGCTTATGGCACTTCAGAGGATGGGCATCGTGGACAATTATGAAAGAATTCGAGATTTTTCAGTAGCCATAGTT GGTATTGGGGGTGTAGGCAGTGTTGCAGCTGAGATGTTAACAAGGTGTGGCATAGGTCGCCTTTTGTTGTATGATTATGATAAAGTGGAGTTAGCTAACATGAATAGGCTATTTTTTCGTCCAGAGCAG TGTGGTATGACCAAGACTGATGCTGCTGTTCAAACTCTTTCAGACATAAATCCAGATGTTGTATTAGAG aGCTATACACTTAATATTACAACAGTTCAAGGTTTTGAAACTTTCATGGCAAGTCTTACAAATAAAACACATAGCCCGAGCAAAGACGGTACTGGGGTTGATCTTGTTTTAAGCTGTGTTGATAATTACGAAGCAAGAATGGTAGTAAATCAG GCTTGCAATGAGCTTAAACAAACATGGATGGAGTCTG GTGTCTCTGAAGATGCTGTTTCAGGTCACATACAATTGCTGATACCTGGAGAAACTGCCTGTTTTGCATGTGCCCCTCCCCTA GTTGTGGCATCTGGGGTGGATGAACGTACACTAAAGCGTGAAGGGGTCTGTGCTGCATCCTTACCTACTACCATG GGAGTTGTTGCTGGACTTCTAGTACAAAACACGCTTAAGTACTTGCTGAAGTTTGGACAGGTGTCTCCATATTTg GGATATAATGCCCTGAAGGACTACTTCCCAACAATGCACATGAGGCCAAACCCTCAATGTTCAAATGCTGCCTGCCTGGAACGACAG GAAGAATACAATCTGACAAAACCCGCGAGAGATGCTGCTGCTAAAGCAAAGATGGATGCACAAGCACTAACAGTAACTGAGTCTGCTATTCATCTGGATAATGAGTGGAACATATG TGTTGTTGACGATGATGAGCAGGATAAAAAAGATGCCCAAACTCAAG ATGTGCTTCCAGAAGGTCTTGTTCATGAGCTCCCAAGTGCGGACGAGTTTCAAAAGCTGACTGCTCAAGAAGAATCCATTAATTCTGCTGATGATCTAGATGAACTCAGAAGGCAACTGGAAGCCCTTAATGCCGACTAA